In Hypanus sabinus isolate sHypSab1 chromosome 10, sHypSab1.hap1, whole genome shotgun sequence, the genomic stretch aTGCTCCTACAAAGTTCGTTCCACAATCAgatcttaactgttttgcagggcctcttattGCAAAGAACCGCCTGAGAGCGTTGATGCAGCTGGaggtatccaaagattcgatgacctcaatgtgtaccgctcttgaactcatgcagctaaacatgatggcccaccgcttgctctctgcttgtcctcctctggtgcgtctcgTAGTGATAGACCAGGGGCCGAATACGTCGAGCCCCACATTTGTAAAGGGAGGGCAGGCTTCAAGGCGCTCAGGTGGGAGGTCCGCCATGCGTTGAACTTCTAATCTGCCTcgtagtttcctgcaggttacacatttatgaagtacCGAATTGATCAGTgatttacctcccaagatccacagtcccgctgctCTTATTGCTCCTTCGGTAAGGTGGCGGCCCTGGTGCTTTACCTGTTCATGATAATGGCGGGCGAGCAGTAAGGATACATGGCTGCCTTTGGGCAGGAGtactggactcttttctgcgGCCGGAAGCTGGcagtgtattaaccggcctccaataCAGATGATATTGTTCTTCAGGATCGGGctgaatttcctcaaagggctgtcctttggtattggtttgttGACTTGGAGAGCTGAAAACTCCCTTGCGAAAGCCGCTCTTTGCGTTACTTTGAAgatgacgtcctttgcctgggcTAATTCGTCCGCGGTGCGAGGCAAAGTACATTTGTGCCATCCCCTACATTTACTGTTTCGGGATGAATGTTTGTGTGATCTGGCCATATGAATGAGGAATGCAAGTCCTCTCACTAaagaattcaaagtggagaaccgCCGAAAGCGTTCGTTGGTACGTATCGATTCCGTGAGGTTGGTggctcctgtttgtatttgcggccGAATTTCCGAGTCTCTCTCGGGTTCGATCAGTTCAAATATCTCGTTCATTTGAGTCCTTTCCGATAGTGGCTGATGCAGAAAGGGGGGTCCGGTAAGCCAGGTTGTCTGAGCCAGACgggatgcaggtaaggatctTGATGCGtggtctgcagggttatcctcggtacgtacataatgccattgttcgggctttgatgacaggcggatgcgttgaactctattatgaacgtACACGTAGAAGCGTTTTGATTTGTTGTAAATATAACCAAGCACGACTTTACTGTCCGTGTAGAACTTGATATCGTCGAACCGTAGGTCCAGCTCGTCCTGGATAAGATCTGCCATTTCCACGGCCAGGACAGCTGcgcacagttcaagccttggaatCGTCGGCTCCGACGGAGGAGTGAGCTTCGCCTTACCCGTTACAAATCCCACTTCGACTTGGCCGTCCTTTCCGactactttcaagtaagccacagcGCCGATGGCCTTGGTGGACGCATCCGaaaaaacacacaattctgtGAGCGCTGCCTCGGTGGGTGAGGTCACAGTGTACCTGCGttggatatgaagctgttttaaaTCCGggagtgaatctctccaagcctcccacttgctTAGCTTGTCTTCAGGCAGAAGAGTATCCCAGTCAGAGGGCTCAGAcgtaagttctctgagaagggCTCTTCCTTGAATCGTAACTGGTGCCAGTAGGCCCAAAGGATCGAAAATACTGTTGACGGTGGAGAGGACTCCACGGCGGGTAAATGGTTTGATCACAGTCGGCACAGAGAATGTGAACGAGTCGGTCGTTATCTCCCAGAGGAGACCCAAGCTCCTTTGTGTaggtatggtttctccatctaaatctaggtctttgattgctggagcacagtcatcgtgtggaaaggcctccattactgcctgccGGTTTGATGCAAACTTatgcaagcggaggtttgactccgcgagtgaggcttgtgtacgtcggagcagatcgattgcttccTCTTCTGTCCGTAGTGATATCAAACCATCGTCGACgtagaagtgcctttctacaaacttaacggtgtcgtcaccgtgctcctgtgcaccctctctgatggctcttcgcagcccatagatggccacggcaggtgacggactattgccgaaaacgtggactttcatccggtactcGATAACTTCTTTGTTGATGTCGTTGTCCTTATACCATAAGAAATGGAGGAAATCACGAtagtcctcctgtactaagaagcaatggaacatctgctggatgtccgctaagattgcgaccttctccttccggaagcgcagcaggaccccgagtagggtattgttaaggtcgggGCCTGTGAGAAGCGCGTCATTTAGGGAGACGCCGGAACACTGGGCACTGGAGtcgaagaccaccctgatctgattgggtttttgtggatggtaaactccaaatgttgggaggtaccagcactccccgCCTTCCGGCAGTGGTGGTGCTACTTCGGCATGTCCGTTAGCGAAGATCTTTCCCATAAATGCTATATATTGCTGTTGCATCTCGGGTTTCCGGTTCAGGGATTtttgtaaggacgtgaaccgcttgaccgcttgctctttgttatttggcaaccgctggcgtggttctctgaagggtagtggggcgacccaattatttgcttcatccctgaagactttggtgtccatcatttttaagaagaagacgtcttgagctgatggagcaagtttattgtcatacttcgtttgagcgaagactgactggcccagcgactcgtcgcttgcctcgcgcttgttaacgccttgttgtgcttccttgatatacatg encodes the following:
- the LOC132400293 gene encoding uncharacterized protein LOC132400293 codes for the protein METQGRKAEGIQIESLDGKVVICLPPLLECNEIMNNRAEIPTPSAVLHQPHLHHIAKHIPELDPKAEILLLLGRDVIQVHKVRQQINGPLDAPFAQRLDLGWVVIGEVCLGDVHKPMVDTLKTNVLESGRHSIFQPCTSSMYIKEAQQGVNKREASDESLGQSVFAQTKYDNKLAPSAQDVFFLKMMDTKVFRDEANNWVAPLPFREPRQRLPNNKEQAVKRFTSLQKSLNRKPEMQQQYIAFMGKIFANGHAEVAPPLPEGGECWYLPTFGVYHPQKPNQIRVVFDSSAQCSGVSLNDALLTGPDLNNTLLGVLLRFRKEKVAILADIQQMFHCFLVQEDYRDFLHFLWYKDNDINKEVIEYRMKVHVFGNSPSPAVAIYGLRRAIREGAQEHGDDTVKFVERHFYVDDGLISLRTEEEAIDLLRRTQASLAESNLRLHKFASNRQAVMEAFPHDDCAPAIKDLDLDGETIPTQRSLGLLWEITTDSFTFSVPTVIKPFTRRGVLSTVNSIFDPLGLLAPVTIQGRALLRELTSEPSDWDTLLPEDKLSKWEAWRDSLPDLKQLHIQRRYTVTSPTEAALTELCVFSDASTKAIGAVAYLKVVGKDGQVEVGFVTGKAKLTPPSEPTIPRLELCAAVLAVEMADLIQDELDLRFDDIKFYTDSKVVLGYIYNKSKRFYVYVHNRVQRIRLSSKPEQWHYVRTEDNPADHASRSLPASRLAQTTWLTGPPFLHQPLSERTQMNEIFELIEPERDSEIRPQIQTGATNLTESIRTNERFRRFSTLNSLVRGLAFLIHMARSHKHSSRNSKCRGWHKCTLPRTADELAQAKDVIFKVTQRAAFAREFSALQVNKPIPKDSPLRKFSPILKNNIICIGGRLIHCQLPAAEKSPVLLPKGSHVSLLLARHYHEQVKHQGRHLTEGAIRAAGLWILGGKSLINSVLHKCVTCRKLRGRLEVQRMADLPPERLEACPPFTNVGLDVFGPWSITTRRTRGGQAESKRWAIMFSCMSSRAVHIEVIESLDTSSCINALRRFFAIRGPAKQLRSDCGTNFVGASKELGMDRAVQRYLSQQGCNWEFNTPHASHMGGAWERMIGIARRILDSMFLQQRTRLTHEVLCTLMAEVTAIMNSRPLLPVSSDPENPFILSPSMLLTQKAGAPPPPGDFSDKDLYTKQWRQVQALANPFWSRWRQKYLPSLQQRRKWTEPRRNLQVGDLVLLRDKQITRNSWPMARITATFPSEDGHVRKIELKTTDQGDVKIYQRPVTEVILLLPND